A window of the Lactuca sativa cultivar Salinas chromosome 5, Lsat_Salinas_v11, whole genome shotgun sequence genome harbors these coding sequences:
- the LOC111887574 gene encoding pentatricopeptide repeat-containing protein At1g79540: MKKVSYLIHKPRFRCFSSSSRVTAISSEVSSIVHSVDPMEPALEQVVPFLSPEIITSVLQEQRNPYLCFRFFVWAAKRKQFRSWGSHNLMINLLVSDNSHLFDAYWRALEEIKSYGLRIPSDAFAVLIAGYWETKNAEKAVESFGKMKDFDCQPNLFTYNLILHILVNKGMILLALAVYNLMLKLNCHMNCSTYTILIDGLCKSDDMSDALNLFNEMSQRGIVPSKITYTVVLSGLCQAKRIDEAYQLFENMKTTVKPDFITYNALLNGVCKLGKMDEAFDLLKSFKKDGFDLDLNSYSSLIDGLFRAHRFKEAHDTFHKATNSGITPDGILYTIMIRGLCDEGRVDDAFKLIKEMTDKDLVPDTQAYNTLIKGFCDKGLLDEAQSLKLEISGVDNFPDSCTYTILISSMCRYGLVDDAQNIFNEMEKYGCVPSVITFNALIDGLYKSKQPEKSFHLFHRMEIGKNPFLFLRFNQGSDRVVERVTELCESGSPLEAYKLLTQISFLPTITTNNILINGLCKAGLLDAALNLFKKLKVKGNTPDSVTYSTLIHGLESVGREKDAIMLVKEMVENGCKPTPAVYKTLMKWSCRRNKTFAAFNLWLEYLKTVSKRDEEVIKLVENHLQNGEIERPMRLLLDMDIKSRDLDPAPYTIWLIGFCQVHKTTEALKLFAILKEYDITLTPASCVMLITTLLGESNLNMALEVFHYSLQKGFILKPRICSNLLRSLIRSHDMSNHAIELMKKMDSCGYDMDSIKWFKQGIQNVLTK, translated from the coding sequence ATGAAGAAAGTTTCATATCTGATTCACAAACCCAGATTCCGTTGTTTCTCATCATCGTCTCGCGTAACCGCGATCTCGAGCGAAGTTTCAAGCATCGTACACTCAGTGGATCCGATGGAACCAGCACTCGAACAAGTAGTCCCATTCCTCTCTCCTGAAATCATCACATCCGTACTCCAAGAACAACGAAATCCATATCTTTGTTTCCGATTTTTTGTGTGGGCGGCAAAACGAAAGCAGTTTCGCAGCTGGGGTTCTCATAATTTGATGATTAATTTGCTCGTATCAGACAATTCACATCTTTTCGATGCTTATTGGAGAGCTCTTGAAGAGATTAAGAGCTATGGGCTCCGAATACCTTCTGATGCGTTCGCGGTTTTAATAGCCGGGTATTGGGAGACGAAGAACGCTGAGAAAGCAGTGGAATCATTCGGTAAAATGAAAGATTTTGATTGCCAACCTAATTTGTTTACTTACAATTTGATTCTTCATATATTGGTGAATAAAGGCATGATTTTGTTAGCTTTAGCCGTGTATAATTTGATGTTGAAGTTGAACTGTCATATGAATTGTTCAACCTATACTATTTTGATTGATGGGTTGTGCAAAAGCGACGACATGTCTGATGCACTTAACCTGTTCAATGAAATGTCTCAGAGAGGCATAGTACCTAGTAAGATCACTTATACTGTCGTCCTTTCTGGGTTATGTCAAGCTAAGAGGATTGATGAGGCCTACCAGTTATTCGAGAACATGAAAACCACTGTTAAGCCAGATTTTATCACTTACAATGCTTTGCTAAATGGGGTTTGCAAGTTGGGTAAAATGGATGAAGCATTCGAtcttttgaagagtttcaagaagGATGGTTTTGATCTTGATTTAAACAGCTATAGTTCTTTGATCGATGGGTTGTTTAGAGCTCATAGGTTCAAAGAAGCTCATGATACATTCCACAAAGCGACCAATTCTGGCATCACACCTGATGGCATCCTGTACACAATCATGATCAGAGGGCTATGTGATGAGGGCAGAGTAGATGATGCATTTAAGTTAATAAAGGAAATGACTGATAAAGATTTGGTTCCAGATACTCAAGCCTACAACACTTTAATCAAAGGGTTTTGTGATAAGGGTCTCTTGGATGAAGCCCAATCACTCAAACTTGAAATTTCAGGTGTTGATAATTTCCCAGATTCTTGCACTTACACTATTCTTATATCGAGTATGTGTAGATATGGTCTTGTGGATGATGCACAAAACATATTCAATGAGATGGAAAAGTACGGATGTGTCCCTTCTGTCATCACCTTCAATGCTCTTATTGATGGGCTTTATAAATCCAAGCAGCCTGAAAAATCTTTCCATTTGTTTCACAGAATGGAGATTggaaaaaacccttttttatttcTTAGATTTAATCAAGGTTCTGATAGAGTTGTTGAGAGGGTGACAGAGTTATGTGAATCAGGGTCACCTTTAGAAGCTTACAAACTTCTCACACAGATTTCATTCCTTCCAACCATTACAACTAACAACATCTTGATCAATGGTTTATGTAAAGCTGGGCTCTTGGATGCTGCTTTAAACCTCTTTAAGAAGCTTAAAGTAAAAGGAAATACACCTGACTCTGTTACATATTCAACACTCATTCATGGGCTCGAAAGTGTTGGGAGAGAAAAAGATGCAATTATGCTTGTAAAAGAAATGGTGGAAAACGGGTGTAAACCTACTCCTGCAGTTTATAAAACCCTAATGAAATGGTCTTGTAGAAGAAACAAGACATTTGCTGCTTTCAATCTTTGGTTAGAGTACTTGAAAACTGTCTCAAAACGAGATGAAGAAGTAATCAAATTGGTTGAAAATCATTTACAAAATGGAGAAATAGAGAGACCAATGAGGCTATTACTTGATATGGATATAAAGTCAAGGGATTTGGATCCAGCACCTTATACAATCTGGCTTATTGGATTTTGTCAAGTGCATAAAACAACAGAGGCTTTGAAATTGTTTGCTATTCTTAAGGAATATGATATTACTCTTACACCTGCAAGTTGTGTGATGTTAATTACTACTCTTCTTGGAGAAAGTAATTTGAACATGGCTCTTGAGGTTTTTCATTACTCCTTGCAAAAAGGTTTTATCTTGAAACCAAGAATCTGTAGTAATCTGCTTAGATCCCTTATTCGATCGCATGATATGTCAAACCATGCTATTGAGCTTATGAAGAAAATGGATTCTTGTGGGTATGATATGGATTCCATTAAATGGtttaaacaaggaatacaaaacGTGTTGACAAAATGA
- the LOC111887592 gene encoding DNA-directed RNA polymerase II subunit RPB7, translating into MFFHIILERNMQLHPRHFGRDLREKLVSKLMKDVEGTCSGRHGFVVAITGIENVGKGLIRDGTGFVTFPVKYQCVVFRPFKGEILEAVVTMVNKMGFFAEAGPVQIFVSNHLIPDDMEFQSGDMPNYTTSDGSVKIQKDSEVRLKIIGTRVDATEIFCIGTIKDDFLGVISDPGTTS; encoded by the exons ATGTTTTTCCACATTATTCTGGAGCGAAACATGCAGCTCCACCCTCGCCACTTTGGTCGCGACCTTCGGGAAAAACTCGTTTCAAAGCTCATGAAAGACGTAGAGGGCACTTGCAG TGGGAGGCATGGTTTCGTTGTGGCCATAACTGGTATAGAGAATGTAGGAAAAGGGCTTATTCGAGATGGCACAGGTTTTGTTACTTTTCCTGTAAAGTATCAATGTGTTGTGTTTCGACCTTTCAAAGGGGAGATCTTGGAAGCTGTTGTCACCATGGTTAACAAG ATGGGTTTCTTTGCTGAAGCTGGTCCTGTTCAAATATTTGTGTCAAACCAT TTGATACCTGATGACATGGAGTTTCAGTCTGGAGATATGCCTAATTACACAACTTCAGATGGATCT GTGAAAATTCAAAAGGATAGTGAGGTCCGATTAAAGATCATTGGGACCCGAGTTGATGCCACAGAAATT TTCTGCATTGGAACAATTAAAGATGATTTCCTGGGTGTGATTAGCGACCCGGGTACAACTTCTTAA